The Cervus elaphus chromosome 21, mCerEla1.1, whole genome shotgun sequence genome window below encodes:
- the LOC122679350 gene encoding 60S ribosomal protein L23a-like, which yields MKMALKAKKEAPAPPKAEAKAKALKAKKAVLKGVHSHKKKKIRTSPTFRWPKTLRLRRQPKYPRKSAPRRNKLDHYAIIKFPLPTESAMKKIEDNNTLVFIVDVKANKHQIKQAVKKLYDIDVAKVNTLIRPDGEKKAYVRLAPDYDALDVANKIGII from the coding sequence ATGAAGATGGCGCTGAAGGCGAAGAaggaagcccctgcccctcctaAAGCTGAAGCCAAAGCAAAGGCTTTGAAGGCCAAGAAAGCAGTGTTGAAAGGTGTCCacagccacaagaaaaagaagatccgGACGTCACCCACCTTCCGGTGGCCCAAAACACTGCGCCTCAGGAGGCAGCCCAAATATCCTCGGAAGAGCGCCCCCAGGAGAAACAAACTTGACCACTATGCCATCATCAAATTCCCCCTCCCCACTGAGTCAGccatgaagaaaatagaagacaacAACACACTGGTATTCATTGTGGATGTCAAGGCCAACAAGCACCAAATTAAACAGGCTGTGAAGAAGCTCTATGACATTGACGTGGCTAAGGTCAATACTCTGATCAGGCCtgatggagagaagaaggcaTATGTTCGACTGGCTCCTGACTATGATGCTTTGGATGTTGCCAACAAAATTGGGATCATCTAA